One segment of Streptomyces bathyalis DNA contains the following:
- a CDS encoding class I SAM-dependent methyltransferase, whose translation MIQDDGGRKSTATYAEPEAVRRQAGDAESSRANRGWWNRNADEYQDDHGAFLGDARFVWCPEGLDEAKARLLGPSGALRERHVLEVGAGAAQCSRWLAAQGARPVALDLSHRQLQHALRIGCGDGDGAGFPLVEADARALPFADASFDAAFSAYGALQFVADPVRVLREVRRVLKPGGRWVFSVTHPLRWTLPDEPGPEGLTVLSSYFDRTPYVEEDEKGRAVYVEHHRTLGDRVRDLVGAGFRLLDVVEPEWPDWNTQEWGGWSPLRGRLIPGTAIFVCERDEGR comes from the coding sequence ATGATCCAAGACGACGGCGGCAGGAAAAGCACGGCGACGTACGCCGAGCCGGAGGCCGTACGCAGGCAGGCCGGCGACGCGGAGAGCAGCCGCGCCAACCGCGGATGGTGGAACCGCAACGCCGACGAGTACCAGGACGATCACGGCGCCTTCCTCGGCGACGCCCGTTTCGTGTGGTGCCCGGAGGGCCTGGACGAGGCGAAGGCCCGGCTGCTCGGCCCGTCCGGGGCGCTGCGTGAGCGGCACGTACTGGAGGTGGGTGCGGGCGCTGCGCAGTGTTCCCGGTGGCTCGCCGCGCAGGGAGCCCGTCCCGTCGCGCTCGACCTCTCCCACCGGCAGCTCCAGCACGCGCTGCGCATCGGCTGCGGTGACGGGGATGGTGCCGGCTTTCCGCTCGTGGAGGCGGACGCCCGGGCGCTGCCCTTCGCCGACGCCTCCTTCGACGCGGCCTTCTCCGCCTACGGTGCGCTGCAATTCGTCGCCGACCCCGTGCGCGTGCTGCGGGAGGTGCGGCGGGTGCTGAAGCCCGGCGGGCGGTGGGTGTTCTCCGTGACGCATCCGCTGCGCTGGACGCTGCCGGACGAGCCGGGCCCGGAAGGGCTGACGGTGCTCAGCTCCTACTTCGACCGGACCCCCTACGTCGAGGAGGACGAGAAGGGGCGCGCGGTCTACGTCGAGCACCACCGCACGCTCGGCGACCGGGTGCGCGATCTGGTGGGTGCGGGGTTCCGGCTGCTGGACGTCGTCGAGCCTGAGTGGCCCGACTGGAACACGCAGGAGTGGGGCGGCTGGTCCCCGCTGCGCGGGCGGCTGATCCCCGGGACGGCGATCTTCGTGTGCGAGCGCGACGAGGGGCGCTGA
- the rpsA gene encoding 30S ribosomal protein S1 has product MTSSTETTATTPQVAVNDIGSEEAFLAAIDETIKYFNDGDIVDGVIVKVDRDEVLLDIGYKTEGVIPSRELSIKHDVDPNEVVAVGDEIEALVLQKEDKEGRLILSKKRAQYERAWGTIEKIKEEDGIVTGTVIEVVKGGLILDIGLRGFLPASLVEMRRVRDLQPYVGKELEAKIIELDKNRNNVVLSRRAWLEQTQSEVRQTFLTTLQKGQVRSGVVSSIVNFGAFVDLGGVDGLVHVSELSWKHIDHPSEVVEVGQEVTVEVLDVDMDRERVSLSLKATQEDPWQQFARTHQIGQVVPGKVTKLVPFGAFVRVDEGIEGLVHISELAERHVEIPEQVVQVNDEIFVKVIDIDLERRRISLSLKQANESFGADPTTVDFDPTLYGMAASYDDQGNYIYPEGFDPEANDWLEGYEKQREEWERQYAEAQQRFEQHQAQVIKSREADEQAAAEGAGAGGGSPQPQPGGNSGGGQGAGSGGSYSSESNDDSGALASDEALAALREKLAGGQS; this is encoded by the coding sequence ATGACGAGCAGCACCGAGACCACCGCCACCACTCCGCAGGTTGCGGTAAACGACATCGGTTCCGAGGAAGCCTTCCTCGCCGCGATCGACGAGACGATCAAGTACTTCAACGACGGCGACATCGTCGACGGCGTCATCGTGAAGGTCGACCGGGACGAGGTCCTGCTCGACATCGGTTACAAGACCGAAGGCGTCATCCCGTCCCGCGAACTCTCGATCAAGCACGACGTCGACCCCAACGAGGTTGTCGCCGTCGGTGACGAGATCGAAGCCCTTGTGCTCCAGAAGGAGGACAAGGAAGGGCGTCTGATCCTCTCGAAGAAGCGCGCTCAGTACGAGCGTGCCTGGGGCACCATCGAGAAGATCAAGGAAGAGGACGGCATCGTCACCGGCACCGTCATCGAGGTCGTCAAGGGCGGCCTCATCCTCGACATCGGTCTGCGGGGCTTCCTCCCCGCGTCCCTGGTCGAGATGCGGCGTGTCCGTGACCTGCAGCCCTATGTGGGCAAGGAGCTCGAGGCCAAGATCATCGAGCTCGACAAGAACCGGAACAACGTGGTTCTCTCCCGCCGTGCCTGGCTGGAGCAGACGCAGAGCGAGGTCCGTCAGACCTTCCTCACCACCCTCCAGAAGGGCCAGGTGCGCTCCGGCGTCGTCTCGTCCATCGTCAACTTCGGTGCGTTCGTCGACCTGGGCGGTGTGGACGGTCTGGTCCACGTCTCCGAGCTCTCCTGGAAGCACATCGACCACCCCTCCGAGGTCGTCGAGGTCGGCCAGGAGGTCACGGTCGAGGTCCTGGACGTCGACATGGACCGCGAGCGCGTCTCCCTGTCGCTCAAGGCGACGCAGGAAGACCCGTGGCAGCAGTTCGCCCGCACGCACCAGATCGGCCAGGTCGTGCCCGGCAAGGTCACGAAGCTGGTTCCGTTCGGTGCGTTCGTCCGCGTGGACGAGGGCATCGAGGGTCTGGTCCACATCTCCGAGCTGGCCGAGCGCCACGTCGAGATTCCGGAGCAGGTCGTCCAGGTCAACGACGAGATCTTCGTCAAGGTCATCGACATCGACCTCGAGCGCCGCCGCATCAGCCTCTCGCTGAAGCAGGCCAACGAGTCCTTCGGTGCGGACCCGACCACGGTCGACTTCGACCCGACGCTGTACGGCATGGCCGCGTCGTACGACGACCAGGGCAACTACATCTACCCCGAGGGCTTCGACCCCGAGGCCAACGACTGGCTGGAGGGGTACGAGAAGCAGCGCGAGGAGTGGGAGCGCCAGTACGCCGAGGCGCAGCAGCGCTTCGAGCAGCACCAGGCGCAGGTCATCAAGTCCCGCGAGGCCGACGAGCAGGCGGCGGCCGAGGGCGCCGGCGCAGGCGGCGGCAGCCCGCAGCCCCAGCCGGGCGGCAACAGCGGCGGTGGCCAGGGTGCCGGTTCCGGCGGTTCGTACTCCTCGGAGTCGAACGACGACTCGGGTGCTCTCGCCTCGGACGAGGCGCTGGCGGCTCTCCGCGAGAAGCTCGCAGGCGGCCAGAGCTGA
- a CDS encoding PAC2 family protein, with product MYKWDQSGLEAVDAVLAESDSAGLVMLYHFEGYMDAGDAGEQIVERLKDTQPSTVVARFDADRLVDYRARRPTMTFRRDRWVSYETPRLDLRLVRDATDAPFLLLSGPEPDVQWEAFTAAVGEIAERLGVWISVNFHGIPMGVPHTRPVGLTPHGTRTDLVPGHRALFEEAEVPGSAAGLIELRLAEAGHDVLGVVAHVPHYVARSPYPDASLVIIEAITSATGLVLPDVAHALRNEALKTQSEIERQLAEGDEDLVAVVRGLEQQYDALAGVETRGSLVAEPGELPSADELGAVFERFLAEREGEGGGKGPGRAGGGGSDGSGGDSST from the coding sequence GTGTACAAGTGGGACCAGAGCGGCCTGGAGGCTGTCGATGCCGTCCTCGCCGAGTCCGACAGCGCCGGACTGGTGATGCTGTATCACTTCGAGGGCTACATGGACGCGGGCGACGCTGGAGAGCAGATCGTCGAGCGTCTGAAGGACACTCAGCCCAGCACCGTCGTAGCGCGTTTCGACGCCGACCGGCTCGTCGACTACCGCGCGCGCCGCCCCACCATGACGTTCCGCCGCGACCGCTGGGTCTCCTACGAGACGCCAAGGCTGGACCTGCGGCTCGTACGGGACGCGACCGACGCACCGTTCCTGCTGTTGTCCGGGCCCGAACCGGACGTGCAGTGGGAGGCCTTCACCGCGGCGGTCGGTGAGATCGCCGAACGCCTGGGCGTGTGGATCTCGGTCAACTTCCACGGCATTCCGATGGGCGTCCCGCACACCCGTCCCGTGGGGCTCACGCCGCACGGCACGCGTACGGATCTCGTGCCGGGTCACCGGGCCCTCTTCGAGGAGGCCGAGGTCCCCGGCAGCGCCGCCGGGCTGATCGAGCTGCGGCTCGCGGAGGCCGGGCACGACGTGCTCGGGGTCGTCGCGCATGTGCCGCACTACGTGGCGCGGTCGCCCTACCCGGACGCCTCCCTCGTCATCATCGAGGCCATCACCTCGGCCACGGGCCTTGTGCTACCGGACGTGGCGCACGCCCTGCGCAACGAGGCGCTGAAGACGCAGAGCGAGATCGAGCGGCAGCTCGCCGAGGGGGACGAGGACCTCGTGGCTGTCGTACGGGGCCTGGAGCAGCAGTACGACGCACTCGCCGGGGTCGAGACCCGGGGCAGCCTCGTGGCCGAGCCCGGCGAGCTGCCCTCGGCCGACGAGCTCGGAGCGGTCTTCGAGCGCTTCCTCGCCGAGCGCGAAGGTGAGGGCGGCGGGAAGGGCCCAGGCCGCGCCGGCGGGGGCGGATCCGACGGGAGCGGCGGCGACAGCTCGACCTGA
- the coaE gene encoding dephospho-CoA kinase (Dephospho-CoA kinase (CoaE) performs the final step in coenzyme A biosynthesis.), whose protein sequence is MLKVGLTGGIGAGKSAVSGLLDGYGAMIVDADKIAREVVAPGTPGLAAVVEEFGEEILTPDGSLDRPKLGSVVFADTDRLAALNAIIHPLVGERSAELERQAEEAEKAATARPEPAGAGSPEDGGGGVIVHDVPLLAENGLAPLYDLVLVVDASPETQLDRLVRQRGMTEEEATARMAAQATREERLALADIVIRNDGSLEELETRVREVWEELRRRA, encoded by the coding sequence ATGCTGAAGGTCGGACTGACGGGTGGCATCGGAGCCGGGAAGAGCGCCGTCTCCGGGCTGCTCGACGGGTACGGGGCGATGATCGTCGATGCGGACAAGATCGCCCGGGAGGTCGTGGCGCCCGGTACGCCGGGGCTCGCCGCCGTCGTCGAGGAATTCGGGGAGGAGATCCTCACGCCCGACGGCAGCCTCGACCGGCCCAAGCTCGGGTCCGTCGTCTTCGCCGACACGGACAGGCTGGCGGCGCTCAACGCGATCATTCACCCGCTCGTGGGAGAGCGCTCCGCCGAGCTGGAGCGTCAGGCAGAAGAGGCGGAGAAGGCGGCGACAGCGCGACCTGAGCCGGCAGGGGCCGGCTCTCCGGAGGACGGTGGCGGCGGCGTGATCGTCCACGACGTGCCGCTCCTCGCCGAGAACGGGCTCGCCCCGCTCTACGACCTGGTCCTCGTCGTCGATGCCTCGCCGGAGACCCAGCTCGACCGGCTCGTGCGGCAGCGCGGCATGACCGAGGAAGAGGCCACCGCCCGAATGGCGGCGCAGGCCACACGCGAGGAGCGACTGGCGCTGGCCGACATCGTGATCCGCAACGACGGCTCGCTGGAGGAGCTGGAGACGCGGGTGCGAGAGGTGTGGGAGGAGCTGCGCCGGCGGGCGTAG
- a CDS encoding tetratricopeptide repeat protein yields the protein MSEATPETLVIEFRAAEQLINARDPRGALKLLDTVIAAHPENTAARLLRARAFFLGAQLRPAEMEFQTVLEREPDNAFAHFALARTLQRADRKDEARRHFRLAAALDPRPDFVEAADFDPPRSS from the coding sequence GTGTCCGAGGCCACTCCTGAGACCCTGGTCATCGAGTTCCGCGCTGCCGAGCAGCTGATCAATGCGCGCGACCCGCGTGGCGCCCTGAAGCTGCTCGACACGGTCATCGCAGCGCACCCGGAGAACACGGCCGCGCGGTTGCTGCGCGCCCGTGCGTTCTTTCTCGGAGCCCAACTGCGCCCTGCGGAGATGGAGTTCCAGACCGTACTGGAACGCGAGCCGGACAACGCGTTCGCGCATTTCGCACTCGCCCGTACGCTTCAGCGCGCGGACCGCAAGGACGAGGCACGGCGCCACTTCCGGCTGGCCGCGGCCCTGGATCCGCGGCCGGACTTCGTCGAGGCCGCGGACTTCGACCCTCCGCGCTCTTCCTGA
- a CDS encoding HAD domain-containing protein yields MPSTAPLLLLDVDGPLNPFATRLRRRPRGYTTHRFKPADWVRRNAPLPEEEVKSLRVWLRAAHGPQLSALPYELVWATTWMHDANTHIAPVLGLPRLPVIEWAELFTPGPDGTHWKARHIVEWARGRPFAWVDDGITDHDKRYVTAHHDGPALLHWVSPRRGLRPKDFATLRTWAEREAGNAS; encoded by the coding sequence ATGCCATCAACAGCACCCCTCCTCCTGCTCGATGTCGACGGTCCGCTCAATCCGTTCGCCACCCGGCTGCGCCGGCGGCCGCGCGGCTACACGACGCACCGCTTCAAGCCGGCCGACTGGGTGCGCCGCAACGCCCCTCTTCCCGAGGAGGAGGTCAAGTCGCTGCGCGTGTGGCTCAGGGCCGCGCACGGACCCCAACTGAGTGCGCTGCCCTACGAGTTGGTGTGGGCGACCACGTGGATGCACGACGCCAACACACACATCGCCCCGGTCCTGGGTCTGCCCCGACTACCCGTGATCGAGTGGGCGGAGCTGTTCACACCGGGGCCGGACGGCACGCACTGGAAGGCGCGGCACATTGTCGAGTGGGCGAGGGGACGCCCGTTCGCGTGGGTCGACGACGGCATCACCGACCACGACAAGCGCTATGTCACCGCGCATCACGACGGTCCGGCGCTGCTGCACTGGGTCAGCCCCCGGCGCGGGCTGCGCCCCAAGGACTTCGCGACGCTGCGCACTTGGGCCGAGCGGGAGGCCGGGAACGCCTCGTAG
- a CDS encoding maleylpyruvate isomerase N-terminal domain-containing protein: MSENAGSDRTMLVTAEDVHEAVRLAVAALSAGAEADWSVKAGSLEWDCWDTVEHLSDDLFTYATQLTPDNPPLTDGIPFYFAPRQPGGPSNTIFADRDAGTAGLLRVLEASGALLVAMVRTVPPDLRAWHPYGVADAGGFAAMGVVETLVHVYDVAEGLGIGWEPPQDLCCRVLTRLFPDVQVDADPWQALLWATGRTALPGHPRRTSWRWSGSPDAQQVTAPAAG; encoded by the coding sequence ATGTCGGAAAACGCCGGATCGGACCGGACCATGCTGGTGACAGCGGAGGACGTGCACGAGGCGGTGCGGCTGGCCGTGGCCGCCCTGAGCGCAGGGGCGGAGGCGGACTGGAGCGTCAAGGCCGGGTCCCTGGAGTGGGACTGCTGGGACACCGTCGAGCACCTCAGCGACGACCTGTTCACCTACGCCACTCAACTCACGCCCGACAACCCTCCGTTGACGGACGGCATCCCCTTCTATTTCGCGCCGCGGCAGCCGGGAGGCCCCAGCAACACGATCTTCGCGGACCGGGACGCGGGGACGGCGGGACTGCTGCGGGTCCTGGAGGCCAGCGGCGCACTGCTGGTGGCCATGGTGCGCACTGTGCCGCCGGACCTGCGCGCCTGGCATCCGTACGGCGTCGCCGACGCGGGAGGCTTCGCGGCGATGGGAGTCGTGGAGACCCTGGTCCACGTGTACGACGTCGCCGAGGGCCTCGGCATCGGCTGGGAGCCGCCGCAGGACCTGTGCTGCCGCGTGCTCACCAGGCTCTTTCCCGACGTGCAGGTCGACGCCGACCCCTGGCAGGCACTGCTGTGGGCCACCGGTCGTACCGCTCTCCCGGGCCACCCACGCCGCACATCGTGGCGCTGGTCCGGCAGTCCCGACGCACAGCAGGTCACGGCGCCGGCAGCGGGCTGA
- a CDS encoding DEAD/DEAH box helicase, whose product MAVPPRDGLARCAAVFLPGEPSRTGRVAFWHPDGAELPAPGECGIPGAVPAELTVARRHGKGARARTVAALSVGVGDALPMLVGARQDPGAHPAAACWGAAALHALHLVARGRLLPGLGSGDTDAWRAGPLEAQDVEHVRAIAAAMPAEAHAVPVPGSGGPLRLPAPEALLRSFLDAVADTLPRTPAAPHAVGAPFAASEPQRLPGAREWAAEVAAGMDVGVRISLRLDLAAHDLFDRGPDEEGAGGESGSESGGDRVRRGSAAVVQVHSLADPVLVADAAQLWAGADHFGPRARIDTLLGLRRASRVWPPLGRLLERPVPDVLPLSEDEVSDLLGRAATRLAAAGVAVHWPREVARELTATAVIRPAPGTASDGFGFFEADELLQFRWQLALSGQQLSEAEMDALAEAHRPVVRLRGQWVLVDPGLVRKARKRNLGLLEPADALSAALTGSAEVDGESVEAVPVGSLAKLRARLRAEPPPLAQPEGLHATLRDYQLRGLAWLDLMTSLGLGGCLADDMGLGKTVTLIALHLHRARSGSRAPTLVVCPASLLGNWQREIERFAPEVPVRRFHGSERSLPGTVQEDSGAGGFVLTTYGTMRSSASELAAQRWGLVVADEAQHVKNPHSATAKALRTLPAPARVALTGTPVENNLSELWALLDWTTPGLLGPLKSFRARHARAVESGEDEEATRRLARLVGPFLLRRRKSDPGIAPELPPKTETDHPVGLVREQAGLYEAVVRETMARIEASEGMARRGLVMKLLTALKQICNHPAQYLKQAAVAPGREGGTVIAGRSGKLELLDELLEVILAEDDAVLVFTQYVEMARLIERHLQQRGVPAQLLHGGTPVARREEMVAGFQSGEVPVFLLSLKAAGTGLNLTRAAHVIHYDRWWNPAVEEQATDRAYRIGQTQPVQVHRIITEGTVEERIAQLLDAKRELADAVLDGGEAAALSELSDAELADLVSLRRTV is encoded by the coding sequence ATGGCAGTGCCCCCGAGGGACGGGCTCGCGCGGTGCGCCGCGGTCTTTCTGCCGGGGGAGCCGTCGCGCACGGGCAGGGTCGCCTTCTGGCACCCGGACGGTGCGGAGCTGCCGGCGCCCGGTGAATGCGGGATCCCGGGCGCGGTGCCGGCGGAGCTGACGGTCGCGCGGCGCCATGGAAAGGGTGCCCGTGCCCGTACGGTCGCGGCTCTCAGCGTGGGTGTGGGCGACGCGCTGCCCATGCTCGTGGGCGCACGCCAGGATCCGGGAGCACACCCGGCTGCCGCCTGCTGGGGAGCCGCCGCACTGCACGCCCTGCACCTCGTCGCGCGGGGGCGTCTGCTGCCCGGCCTCGGCAGCGGGGACACCGACGCATGGCGGGCAGGGCCCCTGGAGGCGCAGGACGTCGAGCATGTGCGGGCGATCGCGGCTGCCATGCCGGCCGAAGCGCACGCGGTACCCGTGCCCGGCAGCGGCGGGCCGCTGCGTCTGCCCGCACCGGAGGCCCTGCTGCGGTCCTTCCTCGACGCCGTTGCCGACACCCTGCCCCGCACCCCGGCGGCGCCGCACGCCGTGGGCGCTCCCTTTGCCGCGTCCGAGCCGCAGCGCCTCCCGGGAGCGCGCGAGTGGGCCGCGGAGGTCGCGGCAGGCATGGATGTGGGCGTGCGGATCTCCCTCCGCCTCGACCTCGCGGCCCACGACCTGTTCGACAGGGGCCCGGACGAGGAAGGCGCGGGCGGTGAATCGGGCAGCGAATCCGGCGGTGACCGGGTCCGCAGGGGTTCGGCGGCCGTCGTGCAGGTGCACAGCCTTGCCGATCCCGTGCTCGTCGCGGACGCGGCCCAACTCTGGGCGGGAGCCGACCACTTCGGCCCGCGCGCCCGCATCGACACCCTGCTCGGGCTGCGCCGCGCCTCCCGCGTGTGGCCGCCGCTCGGACGGCTGCTGGAGCGTCCCGTCCCTGACGTGCTGCCGCTGTCGGAGGACGAGGTGAGCGACCTGCTCGGCAGAGCCGCCACGCGGCTCGCGGCCGCCGGCGTCGCGGTGCACTGGCCGCGCGAGGTGGCACGTGAACTGACCGCGACCGCCGTGATCCGTCCCGCCCCCGGCACGGCCTCGGACGGATTCGGCTTCTTCGAGGCGGACGAACTGCTCCAGTTCCGCTGGCAGTTGGCGCTCAGCGGCCAGCAGCTCAGCGAGGCCGAGATGGATGCGCTGGCCGAGGCCCACCGGCCTGTCGTACGGCTGCGCGGCCAGTGGGTGCTGGTCGACCCCGGGCTCGTACGCAAGGCGCGCAAGCGCAACCTGGGCCTGCTGGAACCCGCCGACGCCCTGTCCGCCGCGCTCACCGGTTCCGCGGAGGTCGACGGGGAGAGCGTCGAGGCCGTCCCGGTCGGCTCCCTGGCGAAGCTGCGCGCACGCCTGCGCGCCGAACCACCCCCGCTCGCCCAGCCGGAAGGCTTGCATGCCACCCTCCGCGACTACCAACTGCGGGGTCTGGCCTGGCTCGACCTGATGACGTCCCTCGGCCTGGGCGGCTGTCTCGCCGACGACATGGGGCTCGGCAAGACCGTCACGCTCATCGCGCTCCACCTGCACCGCGCGCGGTCGGGTTCGCGGGCGCCCACCCTCGTCGTCTGCCCGGCCTCGCTCCTGGGCAACTGGCAACGGGAGATCGAACGCTTCGCGCCGGAGGTGCCGGTGCGCAGGTTCCACGGCTCCGAGCGCAGCCTCCCGGGGACGGTCCAGGAAGACTCCGGCGCCGGCGGCTTCGTCCTCACCACCTACGGCACGATGCGCTCCAGCGCCTCCGAACTGGCCGCGCAGCGCTGGGGGTTGGTCGTCGCCGACGAGGCGCAGCACGTGAAGAACCCGCACTCCGCCACGGCCAAGGCGCTGCGGACGCTCCCCGCTCCCGCACGGGTGGCTCTCACCGGCACACCCGTCGAGAACAACCTCTCCGAACTGTGGGCGCTCCTCGACTGGACCACACCGGGGCTGCTCGGTCCGCTCAAGTCCTTCCGCGCACGGCACGCCCGCGCCGTGGAGAGCGGTGAGGACGAGGAGGCGACGCGGCGCCTGGCGCGCCTGGTCGGGCCGTTCCTGCTGCGGCGCAGGAAGTCCGATCCGGGCATCGCCCCCGAGCTGCCGCCGAAGACCGAGACGGACCACCCCGTCGGGCTCGTACGCGAACAGGCCGGGCTCTACGAGGCCGTCGTACGCGAGACCATGGCCAGGATCGAGGCGTCGGAGGGCATGGCTCGCCGTGGTCTGGTGATGAAGCTGCTGACCGCGCTCAAGCAGATCTGCAACCACCCGGCGCAGTATCTGAAGCAGGCCGCGGTGGCACCGGGCCGCGAGGGCGGCACCGTGATCGCGGGCCGGTCCGGCAAGCTGGAGCTGCTGGACGAACTGCTGGAGGTCATCCTCGCCGAGGACGACGCGGTCCTGGTCTTCACGCAGTACGTGGAGATGGCACGGCTCATCGAGCGCCATCTGCAACAGCGGGGCGTGCCAGCGCAGTTGCTGCACGGCGGAACGCCCGTCGCACGGCGCGAGGAGATGGTCGCCGGTTTCCAGAGCGGCGAAGTCCCGGTGTTCCTGCTGTCGTTGAAGGCCGCCGGCACCGGCCTGAATCTCACGCGCGCCGCGCACGTCATCCACTACGACCGCTGGTGGAACCCTGCCGTGGAGGAGCAGGCCACCGACCGTGCCTACCGCATCGGGCAGACGCAGCCCGTACAGGTGCACCGCATCATCACCGAGGGGACGGTCGAGGAGCGGATCGCTCAGCTGCTCGACGCCAAACGGGAGTTGGCCGACGCGGTACTCGACGGCGGCGAGGCGGCGGCGCTGTCCGAGCTGAGCGATGCGGAGCTGGCCGATCTCGTCTCCCTGAGGAGGACGGTATGA
- a CDS encoding SWIM zinc finger family protein: MTGPGTAPGGFAAGRGHGVARPGVARTRSLPPAPPRPGARGPFADSWWGDAWVRALEESSMDAGRLSRGRTYARGGYVGTITVTPGRIAAPVSGSRPRPYRTVIRSQVLTDPEWDAFLDAVCAQPAHIAALLDKDMPHELVDAATAAGVRLLPGPGDLDPACSCPDNGRPCKHGAALCYQTARFLDSDPFVLLLLRGRDEEELLDELARRNAKSSARDAHDARGNHPVDAGHDDLDHAQSTRNAATSGVPARDVLATSVRPPLPAPLEPPSVPGEPPLLPELPGAPEPLDLTFLATDAARRAHTALTTTGHAGLVPLPPRHDAIRLAATHPDLTGRGTLSARFARLARESGHTAPALARAAAAWRQGSEGLSVLESDWDPPAGDFDRARGALAAADLPRMSIRRNRLTDPTGTFQLRYGRDSRWYPYRSERTGGAGSEEWWPEGPSDTDPAAALTALMAG; encoded by the coding sequence ATGACCGGGCCCGGGACCGCGCCGGGCGGCTTCGCCGCGGGCCGCGGCCACGGGGTCGCCCGCCCCGGCGTCGCGCGCACGCGCAGCCTCCCGCCCGCGCCTCCCCGCCCGGGCGCGCGCGGGCCCTTCGCCGACTCGTGGTGGGGCGACGCATGGGTGCGGGCCCTGGAGGAGTCCTCGATGGACGCGGGCCGGCTCTCGCGGGGCCGCACATACGCACGCGGCGGGTACGTCGGGACGATCACGGTCACGCCCGGCCGGATCGCTGCGCCCGTCAGCGGCAGCCGTCCCCGTCCGTACCGCACCGTGATCCGTTCGCAGGTGCTGACGGACCCGGAATGGGACGCGTTCCTGGACGCCGTCTGTGCTCAACCCGCCCATATCGCCGCCCTGTTGGACAAGGACATGCCGCACGAGCTCGTTGACGCGGCCACCGCCGCAGGGGTGCGGCTCTTGCCGGGGCCCGGCGATCTGGACCCCGCCTGCTCCTGCCCCGACAACGGGCGTCCCTGCAAGCACGGGGCCGCCTTGTGCTACCAGACGGCGCGTTTCCTGGACTCCGATCCGTTCGTGCTGCTGCTTCTGCGCGGCCGGGACGAGGAGGAACTTCTCGACGAACTCGCCCGGCGCAACGCGAAATCGAGCGCGCGCGACGCCCATGACGCACGCGGCAACCACCCTGTGGACGCTGGGCACGATGACCTCGACCACGCGCAGAGCACCCGGAATGCGGCCACTTCCGGAGTGCCGGCGCGCGACGTGCTGGCCACCTCCGTACGTCCTCCCCTGCCGGCACCTCTCGAGCCGCCCTCCGTGCCCGGCGAACCGCCCCTGCTGCCCGAACTACCGGGCGCACCTGAGCCGTTGGACCTCACCTTCCTCGCCACCGACGCGGCGAGGCGGGCCCACACCGCACTGACGACGACCGGTCACGCGGGGCTCGTACCGCTCCCGCCGCGCCACGACGCGATCCGGCTGGCGGCCACCCACCCCGACCTCACCGGCCGCGGCACCCTCTCCGCGCGGTTCGCCCGGCTCGCCCGCGAGAGCGGCCATACGGCGCCCGCCCTCGCGCGGGCAGCCGCGGCCTGGCGGCAGGGGAGTGAGGGGCTGTCCGTGCTGGAGTCCGACTGGGACCCGCCGGCAGGCGACTTCGACCGTGCACGCGGGGCCTTGGCCGCGGCCGATCTGCCTCGGATGTCGATCCGGCGCAACCGCCTCACCGACCCCACCGGCACCTTCCAGCTCCGCTACGGCCGCGACAGCCGCTGGTACCCGTACCGCAGCGAGAGGACCGGCGGCGCGGGGTCCGAGGAGTGGTGGCCGGAGGGCCCTTCGGACACCGACCCGGCGGCCGCGTTGACAGCGCTGATGGCGGGCTGA
- a CDS encoding NUDIX hydrolase, with translation MDEHAETAEDGVGFDAAINGQTWHIAWHPPPDPPPGTPHGAEAVCFAGDRIVVVSRDGRRWGLPAGRPERNEQWAETMRREVREEACCEVTGCRLLGYSRGVCVRGHQKGLVLVRSMWRAEVQLEPWDPQFEMAHRRLLPAREAFRSVTVPDGLGPFHRRLFTEAGVPPSAVHDR, from the coding sequence ATGGACGAGCACGCCGAAACCGCCGAGGACGGCGTCGGCTTCGACGCGGCCATCAACGGCCAGACGTGGCACATCGCGTGGCATCCGCCTCCTGACCCGCCGCCGGGCACTCCGCACGGCGCCGAGGCGGTGTGTTTCGCGGGCGACCGGATCGTCGTGGTCAGCCGCGACGGCCGGCGCTGGGGTCTGCCAGCAGGCCGCCCCGAGCGGAACGAGCAGTGGGCCGAGACGATGCGCCGCGAGGTACGCGAGGAAGCCTGCTGTGAGGTGACGGGCTGCCGCCTCCTCGGGTACAGCCGCGGCGTGTGCGTCCGAGGCCACCAGAAGGGCCTGGTGCTGGTCCGGTCGATGTGGCGGGCAGAGGTGCAACTGGAGCCGTGGGACCCGCAGTTCGAGATGGCCCACCGCCGTCTGCTGCCGGCACGTGAGGCATTCCGTTCCGTGACCGTCCCCGACGGCCTCGGCCCCTTCCACCGCCGGCTGTTCACCGAGGCCGGCGTTCCCCCGTCCGCCGTCCATGACCGCTGA